A stretch of Anoplopoma fimbria isolate UVic2021 breed Golden Eagle Sablefish chromosome 4, Afim_UVic_2022, whole genome shotgun sequence DNA encodes these proteins:
- the ogt.1 gene encoding UDP-N-acetylglucosamine--peptide N-acetylglucosaminyltransferase 110 kDa subunit isoform X5, which produces MATSVGNVADSTEPTKRMLSFQGLAELAHREYQSGDFEAAERHCMQLWRQEPDNTGVLLLLSSIHFQCRRLDRSAHFSTLAIKQNPMLAEAYSNLGNVYKERGQLQEAIEHYRHALRLKPDFIDGYINLAAALVAAGDMEGAVQAYVSALQYNPDLYCVRSDLGNLLKALGRLEEAKACYLKAIETQPNFAVAWSNLGCVFNAQGEIWLAIHHFEKAVTLDPNFLDAYINLGNVLKEARIFDRAVAGYLRALSLSPNHAVVHGNLACVYYEQGLIDLAIDTYRRAIELQPHFPDAYCNLANALKEKGNVSEAEECYNTALRLCPTHADSLNNLANIKREQGNIEEAVQLYRKALEVFPEFAAAHSNLASVLQQQGKLQEALMHYKEAIRISPTFADAYSNMGNTLKEMQDVQGALQCYTRAIQINPAFADAHSNLASIHKDSGNIPEAIASYRTALKLKPDFPDAYCNLAHCLQIVCDWTDYDERMKKLVSIVADQLDKNRLPSVHPHHSMLYPLSHGFRKAIAERHGNLCLDKINALHKPAFEHPKDLKASGGRLRVGYVSSDFGNHPTSHLMQSIPGMHNPEKFEVFCYALSPDDSTNFRVKVVAEAHHFTDLSQIPCNGKAADRIHQDGVHILVNMNGYTKGARNELFALRPAPIQTMWLGYPGTSGAPFMDYIISDKETSPLEVGEQYSEKLAYMPHTFFIGDHANMFPHLKKKAVIDFKSNGHIFDNRIVLNGIDLKAYLDSLPDVKVIKMKCDNNQEAAGDTNGALSMPVIPMNTAAEAIINMINQGQIQVTINGFTVSNGLATTQINNKAATGEEVPRTIVVTTRSQYGLPEDSIVYCNFNQLYKIDPPTLQMWANILKRVPNSVLWLLRFPAVGEPNIQQYAQNMGLPGSRIIFSPVAPKEEHVRRGQLADVCLDTPLCNGHTTGMDVLWAGTPMVTMPGETLASRVAASQLNCLGCPELIALSRQDYEDIAVKLGSDMEYLKMVRARVWKQRICSPLFNTKQYTIDLERLYLKMWEHYSNGKKPEPLLNIHSVEASENA; this is translated from the exons ATGGCGACCTCGGTGGGAAACGTGGCGGACAGCACAG AACCGACAAAACGTATGCTTTCCTTCCAAGGGTTGGCTGAGTTGGCGCACCGGGAGTATCAGTCAGGGGACTTTGAGGCTGCTGAGCGCCACTGCATGCAGCTATGGAGACAGGAGCCTGATAACACAGGCGTTCTGCTGCTCCTGTCCTCCATCCACTTCCAGTGCCGAAGACTCGACAG GTCTGCTCACTTCAGCACATTGGCCATCAAACAGAATCCAATGTTGGCAGAAGCCTACTCAAACCTTGGGAACGTGTACAAGGAGCGTGGGCAACTACAGGAGGCCATAGAGCATTATCGCCATGCTCTGAGACTGAAACCAGATTTTATTGATGGATACATCAACTTGGCCGCTGCTTTGGTGGCCGCAGGGGACATGGAGGGAGCAGTGCAGGCTTATGTGTCTGCCTTACAGTACAACCCT GATCTTTATTGTGTGCGTAGTGACTTGGGCAACTTGCTTAAAGCCCTTGGGCGTTTGGAAGAGGCTAAG GCTTGCTACCTGAAAGCCATTGAGACTCAGCCCAACTTTGCAGTGGCTTGGAGCAACCTGGGCTGTGTGTTCAATGCTCAAGGAGAGATATGGTTGGCCATACACCATTTTGAAAAG GCGGTGACTCTGGACCCAAATTTCCTTGACGCATACATCAATTTAGGAAATGTGTTGAAAGAAGCCCGCATCTTTGACAG AGCTGTGGCTGGATACCTCAGAGCCCTGAGTCTAAGCCCCAACCATGCGGTTGTCCATGGAAACCTGGCCTGTGTCTACTACGAGCAAGGCCTCATTGATCTGGCTATTGACACTTACCGCCGTGCTATTGAATTGCAGCCCCACTTCCCAGATGCTTACTGCAATTTGGCAAATGCCCTGAAGGAGAAAGGCAAT GTGTCTGAGGCAGAAGAGTGCTACAACACAGCCTTGCGTTTGTGTCCAACCCATGCAGACTCTCTTAACAACTTGGCCAATATCAAGCGTGAGCAGGGCAACATTGAAGAGGCAGTTCAGCTCTATAGGAAAGCACTCGAG GTGTTCCCAGAGTTTGCAGCAGCTCACTCTAACCTTGCCAgtgtcctgcagcagcagggaaAACTGCAGGAGGCCCTCATGCACTACAAGGAGGCCATCAG AATCAGCCCCACATTTGCTGATGCCTACTCTAACATGGGAAATACACTGAAGGAGATGCAAGACGTACAGGGAGCGCTGCAATGCTACACCCGTGCCATCCAGATCAACCCGGCCTTTGCTGATGCTCACAGTAATTTGGCCTCTATCCACAAG GATTCTGGAAACATCCCAGAGGCCATTGCATCTTACCGCACAGCCTTGAAACTCAAGCCGGACTTCCCTGATGCTTACTGCAACTTAGCACATTGTCTGCAG ATTGTGTGTGACTGGACAGATTATGATGAGCGGATGAAGAAGCTTGTGAGCATTGTGGCTGACCAGCTGGATAAGAACCGCTTGCCCTCAGTACACCCACACCACAGCATGCTGTATCCACTCTCTCACGGCTTCCGCAAGGCCATTGCTGAACGCCACGGAAACCTTTGTCTGGACAAG ATCAATGCACTCCACAAACCTGCTTTTGAGCACCCAAAGGACCTAAAGGCCAGCGGTGGTCGTCTGCGTGTTGGCTACGTCAGCTCTGACTTCGGCAACCACCCTACTTCACACCTGATGCAGTCCATTCCTGGAATGCACAATCCTGAGAAATTTGAG GTGTTCTGCTATGCGCTCAGCCCTGATGATAGTACCAATTTCCGTGTGAAAGTGGTAGCAGAGGCTCATCATTTCACAGACCTCTCACAG ATTCCTTGCAATGGCAAGGCAGCTGATCGTATTCACCAGGATGGAGTCCACATTCTGGTCAACATGAACGGATACACCAAGGGAGCCCGAAATGAGCTGTTTGCCCTCCGTCCTGCCCCCATTCAG ACTATGTGGCTGGGTTACCCTGGAACTAGTGGGGCTCCCTTCATGGACTACATCATCTCTGACAAGGAAACGTCACCTTTGGAAGTAGGCGAGCAGTATTCTGAGAAACTTGCCTACATGCCGCATACTTTCTTCATCGGAGACCACGCCAACATGTTCCCTCACCTCAAG AAAAAGGCTGTGATTGACTTCAAATCAAATGGACATATCTTTGACAACCGCATTGTTCTCAACGGTATTGATCTGAAGGCTTACTTGGACAGTCTGCCAGATGTGAAAGTGATAAAG ATGAAGTGTGACAACAACCAGGAAGCTGCTGGCGACACAAATGGAGCTCTGTCCATGCCCGTTATCCCCATGAACACAGCAGCTGAAGCAATCATCAACATGATCAACCAAGGCCAAATCCAGGTCACAATCAATGGCTTCACTGTCAGCAATGGCCTGGCAACCACACAG ATCAACAACAAAGCTGCCACTGGAGAGGAGGTGCCACGCACAATTGTTGTGACAACCCGCTCCCAGTACGGTCTCCCAGAGGACTCCATTGTCTACTGCAACTTTAACCAGCTCTACAAGATTGACCCCCCTACTCTTCAGATGTGGGCCAAC ATCCTGAAGCGTGTGCCCAACAGTGTGCTGTGGCTTCTTCGATTCCCTGCCGTTGGCGAGCCCAACATCCAGCAGTACGCTCAGAACATGGGTCTGCCTGGCTCTCGCATCATCTTCTCGCCTGTGGCCCCCAAGGAGGAGCACGTGAGAAGGGGCCAGCTGGCTGATGTGTGTCTAGACACTCCTCTGTGCAATGGTCACACCACAGGCATGGATGTTCTCTGGGCGGGAACACCCATGGTCACCATGCCAG GTGAGACCCTTGCCTCCCGCGTGGCTGCCTCACAACTCAACTGTCTGGGCTGCCCTGAGCTAATAGCCCTGAGTCGTCAGGATTATGAGGACATAGCAGTCAAACTTGGCTCTGACATGGAATA CCTGAAGATGGTCAGAGCACGTGTTTGGAAGCAGCGAATCTGCAGCCCCCTCTTCAATACCAAGCAGTACACAATTGACCTGGAGAGGCTCTATCTGAAGATGTGGGAGCACTATAGCAATGGCAAAAAGCCTGAACCCCTGCTCAACATCCATTCAGTAGAGGCCAGTGAGAATGCCTGA